A single region of the Micropterus dolomieu isolate WLL.071019.BEF.003 ecotype Adirondacks linkage group LG18, ASM2129224v1, whole genome shotgun sequence genome encodes:
- the LOC123987179 gene encoding SUZ domain-containing protein 1-like — protein MEDEEVAESWEEAADSGEIERRLEAKLKINEEAKKSSLGSSGSPVRTAIVIQDDSLPAAPPPQIRILKRPSNNGTAGNSVSSARPSQQMKSLAQREAEYAEARRRILGSASSDDTPQDNPCQDRPARVSAQQPSEPVRPNNHVIRQPTGPDGTSGFRLCR, from the exons ATGGAGGATGAAGAGGTTGCAGAGAGCTGGGAAGAGGCAGCGGACAGCGGG GAAATTGAGAGAAGGCTTGAGGCTAAGCTGAAAATAAACGAGGAGGCAAA GAAATCCAGCTTGGGTTCGAGTGGCTCTCCTGTTCGAACTGCTATTGTAATCCAGGATGACTCTCTGCCTGCAGCACCCCCACCACAAATTCGAATTTTGAAACGTCCTTCAAATAACGGTACTGCTGGAAACTCTGTGTCCTCGGCTCGTCCTTCTCAGCAGATGAAGTCTTTGGCCCAGCGGGAGGCAGAGTATGCAGAAGCCCGGCGGAGGATTTTGGGTAGTGCTTCTTCTGATGATACTCCTCAGGACAATCCGTGCCAGGACAG GCCAGCTCGTGTGAGTGCGCAGCAACCTTCAGAACCAGTTCGTCCAAACAATCATGTGATCCGCCAGCCCACTGGCCCAGATGGCACCTCAGGCTTCCGACTCTGCAGATAA
- the necap2 gene encoding adaptin ear-binding coat-associated protein 2 yields MAEDNSYESMLCVKPEVHVYRIPPRASNRGYRAADWKLDEPAWSGRMKITAKDKMAYIKLEDRNTGELFAQAPVEQYPGCVVEAVTDSSRYFVIRIEDGNGRHAFIGLGFADRGDSFDFNVALQDHFKWVKQEGELAKQEASDIVAPKLDLSFKEGQTIKISIGNIKKKEAGGAKVRPMGGGLLPPPPGAKAGGVIPPPGAEPTVSALPTNTASILDFGSFVPAAQPSSDMWGDFTSAGSNSSKDAVKSGWVQFS; encoded by the exons ATGGCAGAAGACAACAGTTATGAGTCAATGCTCTGCGTGAAGCCCGAGGTTCATGTGTACAGGATCCCGCCGCGCGCTTCAAACCGTGGATATCG TGCTGCTGACTGGAAGCTGGATGAACCTGCATGGAGCGGTAGGATGAAAATCACCGCTAAAGACAAGATGGCCTACATTAAGTTAGAGGACAGAAACACAG GAGAGTTGTTTGCCCAAGCTCCAGTCGAGCAGTATCCAGGGTGTGTAGTTGAAGCCGTCACAGACTCCAGCAGGTATTTCGTGATCCGGATAGAGGATGGAAATG GACGTCATGCATTCATCGGTCTGGGTTTTGCTGATCGTGGAGACTCATTTGACTTCAACGTAGCTTTACAAGACCACTTTAA GTGGGTGAAGCAAGAAGGTGAGCTTGCCAAACAGGAAGCTTCGGACATTGTAGCGCCTAAGCTGGACCTCAGCTTCAAAGAGGGGCAGACTATCAAGATCAGCATTGGG aacatcaagaagaaggaagcAGGCGGTGCCAAAGTGCGGCCAATGGGGGGGGGTCTACTCCCGCCTCCACCAGGTGCAAAGGCTGGAGGTGTCATACCCCCTCCTGGGGCAGAACCGACAGTCTCAGCTCTGCCGACTAATACTG CCTCTATTTTAGACTTTGGGTCTTTCGTCCCTGCAGCCCAGCCCAGCTCTGACATGTGGGGAGATTTCACATCAGCAGGTTCCAA CTCCAGTAAAGATGCTGTAAAATCAGGATGGGTGCAGTTTAGTTGA